A genomic segment from Paenibacillus sp. FSL K6-1096 encodes:
- a CDS encoding stalk domain-containing protein, translated as MLKTWRRFISASAGGLLLLAALIQVQAGPAVAAAADADQGAAQDVFRIVALGDSITAGYEPGMTDPGVKPYGYAERLLEQGWYHGRTELSNYGILGLKTAGLLQYTKAIQEGAAVNAEAIQPGLPDPRIAQFAAAVPQIKAELAAADLITLTIGGNDVSSLFLNYKTLTDTDFAAQLAERLTEYSSNVSAALQNIRAVNPQATILLADQYQPAPRIALGASYDKLMNAAAQFTAAADQIAASLNQADAPVKIAHVAAVFAGTEASLTHIIGAGAADFHPTQVGYERIAKVFAGLQWGEYRTPAVPALASGAAAPMSIVVKGTELNTPNKPVLKNGQNFLALKDILNAVGAQGKWDNKTSSATVTYGGRTVVITIGAKTMKVNGADVALDTPAFLHKVGKEDKTYLPLGALATGLGFDVNYSAKLRTAFINP; from the coding sequence ATGCTGAAGACATGGAGAAGATTCATATCAGCCTCTGCAGGCGGACTGCTGTTATTGGCCGCACTAATTCAAGTACAGGCGGGTCCGGCCGTTGCGGCAGCAGCAGACGCAGATCAAGGGGCGGCGCAGGATGTCTTTCGCATCGTGGCACTTGGAGATTCGATCACTGCCGGATATGAGCCGGGGATGACCGATCCGGGCGTGAAGCCGTACGGCTATGCTGAACGGTTATTGGAGCAAGGCTGGTACCACGGCAGAACGGAGCTTAGCAATTACGGTATTCTGGGCCTTAAGACCGCTGGGCTGCTTCAGTATACCAAGGCGATCCAGGAGGGGGCGGCTGTAAACGCAGAGGCGATTCAGCCCGGCCTGCCTGATCCGAGAATTGCCCAGTTCGCAGCGGCTGTTCCGCAGATCAAGGCCGAGCTTGCCGCTGCCGACCTGATTACCCTGACGATTGGCGGCAACGATGTCAGCAGCCTGTTCCTGAATTATAAGACGCTGACGGATACCGACTTCGCCGCCCAGCTGGCCGAGCGCCTCACGGAATATAGCAGCAATGTATCCGCAGCGCTGCAGAATATCCGGGCGGTCAATCCGCAGGCCACCATCCTGCTGGCCGATCAGTATCAGCCGGCTCCGCGGATTGCCCTGGGCGCTTCGTATGACAAGCTGATGAATGCCGCTGCGCAGTTCACTGCAGCCGCCGATCAGATTGCGGCATCGCTTAATCAGGCTGATGCCCCTGTGAAGATCGCTCATGTTGCGGCTGTCTTTGCGGGTACGGAGGCATCGCTCACCCATATTATCGGGGCAGGAGCGGCTGATTTTCACCCTACACAGGTTGGGTATGAAAGGATCGCCAAAGTGTTCGCCGGACTGCAATGGGGGGAATACCGGACTCCGGCAGTACCTGCATTGGCTTCAGGTGCGGCTGCGCCGATGTCCATCGTGGTGAAGGGGACGGAGCTGAACACGCCCAATAAGCCGGTGCTGAAGAACGGGCAGAATTTCCTGGCGCTGAAGGATATTCTGAATGCGGTAGGTGCGCAGGGGAAATGGGATAACAAGACCTCCAGCGCAACCGTCACCTACGGCGGAAGAACGGTAGTGATTACAATCGGGGCGAAGACCATGAAGGTGAACGGTGCGGATGTGGCGCTGGATACCCCGGCCTTCCTGCACAAGGTGGGCAAGGAGGACAAAACCTATCTCCCGCTGGGCGCGCTTGCTACCGGCCTTGGCTTCGATGTGAACTACAGCGCCAAGCTGCGGACAGCTTTCATTAATCCATAA
- the def gene encoding peptide deformylase translates to MDDIVREGAPVLRTVTEPVQVPLRQEDREALQCMMQFLKNSQDEAMAAKYKLRSGVGLSANQIGLPQRMFVMYLTDENGRKVEYTWVNPKIISHSMAMVYLPESEGCLSVDRPVHGFVPRYESVKVRGFDLDGQVITQRFKGYQAIVIQHEMDHLDGIMFYDRINAQNPFKLPQDVEIRSLYEQKGS, encoded by the coding sequence ATGGATGATATTGTACGGGAAGGAGCACCTGTGCTCCGTACCGTTACCGAGCCGGTGCAGGTCCCGCTCCGGCAGGAGGACCGCGAGGCGCTGCAATGTATGATGCAGTTCCTGAAGAACAGCCAGGATGAGGCGATGGCTGCCAAATATAAGCTGCGGTCTGGAGTAGGCTTATCCGCCAATCAGATCGGGCTGCCGCAACGGATGTTCGTCATGTATCTGACGGATGAGAACGGCCGGAAGGTAGAGTACACCTGGGTGAATCCCAAGATCATCAGCCACTCCATGGCGATGGTGTATCTGCCGGAGAGTGAAGGCTGCCTGTCCGTGGACCGGCCTGTACACGGCTTCGTGCCGCGTTACGAGTCGGTGAAGGTGCGGGGCTTCGATCTGGACGGCCAGGTCATTACCCAGCGGTTCAAGGGGTATCAGGCTATTGTGATCCAGCATGAGATGGATCATCTGGACGGCATCATGTTCTACGACCGGATCAATGCCCAGAACCCGTTCAAGCTGCCGCAGGATGTGGAGATCCGCAGCCTGTATGAGCAGAAGGGGAGTTAG